The region AGCCAGGAAGCAAGGGATTTTAGGACTGGCAAAAGAACAACTTCCAAAGACAAAAAATTTAATTAAGAGGTTTGATTTGTTTGCACCGCTTGTCCTCATTATAGGAATGCTGCTGCTCGGATTTACACCGACATATGCGGCATTATACGCAATAGGTGCTGCTTTTGTTATAAGTTTCTTCAGAAAAGATACAAGAATGAACTTTAAGGAAATTATTAATATTCTTGAAGAAGGCGCACGTACCGCATTACCGGTTATTGCTGCCTGTGCTACGGCAGGTATTATTGCTGGTACGGTAACAACTACAGGGCTTGGACCGAAGATTGCAGGCGGTATTATTGATCTGGCACAAGGTGAATTCTTCCTGGTCATGTTCTTTACCATGATTGCTTGTATTATACTTGGAATGGGTCTGCCGACAACTGCAAACTATGTTGTTACAGCAACCATGGCAGCTCCGGCTTTGCTGGCGTTTGATGTTCCGGTAATTGCGGTTCATATGTTTGTATTCTATTTCGGGATTGTAGCGGATATCACACCGCCTGTTTGTCTGGCTGCATATGCCGGTGCAGGGATAGCGAAGGCGAACCCGATGAAGGCCGGGGTGACTGCGGTCAAATTAGCCATCGCGGCATTCATCATTCCATATATGTTCGTGTCGCAGCCGATTCTGCTTCTGCAGGGTGATGCCAATGCAGTGAATGTTTCGATTGCTGTAATTAGTGCAATGTTAGGAATGGCGGCGATCAGTTCAAGTATGATTGGTTACTTTGTCAGCAGTTTAAGCTGGCTGGAACGGATTATACTTGTTGCAGCAGGATTACTGCTTGTATACCCGGACATAACATTATCACTTATCGGTCTGGCAATCTTTGCAGTAATCACTGTAATTCAGTTCATGCGGGGAAAACCTAATCACTTAAAAGAACAAACTTCTTAAAAATAAAAAATGGGCAGGCGATTCAATTCGCCTGCCCATAAAATTTATTTGCCCTTAACTGGCATTATAAAAAATGGGATAAATTTTCAGGAAAATGTTCGATTCGTTCAACTAAAAAACGGTAAGGGTAAAACCCCCACCGTTTCACATTACACTTCCTGTTTAATCTTTTCATCTTCAATATTCATCAGTCTCTGCTGAATTTCTTCTTCTGAAAGGTCGTGTTCCTTCACGTACATATTACGGGGGCTGACACGGCATTCATGCGAGCAGCCGCGCATATATTTATGCTCATTTTCCTCAGAGCAGATAATCTGTTTGTTGCATTCCGGATTAGCGCAGTTTACATACCGTTCACATGGTTTTCCGTCAAAGTAATCCTCACCGACAATAACGTGGTCTTTTTTGTTGATTGGTACGGAGATACGTTCGTCAAACACGTAGCACCGTCCGTCCCACAGTTCGCCTTGCACTTCCGGATCTTTGCCGTATGTGACGATTCCACCGTGCAGTTGAGCTACATCTTCAAAGCCTTCTTTAATCAGCCATCCGGAAAATTTTTCGCAACGGATTCCCCCGGTGCAATAAGTCAGAATTCGTTTGCCTTCAATCAGGTGTTTGTTCTTTTCCACCCATTCAGGCAGTTCGCGGAAAGCTTCGATATCCGGGCGAATAGCACCACGAAAATGTCCAAGGTCATATTCGTAGTCGTTTCTAGCGTCTAATACGACTGTATTGTCATCCTGCATTGCCTCAAAAAATTCTTTTGGTTCAAAATATTGACCTGTCGTTTGTTTCGGATTGATATCATCTTCGAGCCGAAGTGAAACCAGCTCATTACGCGGACGCACATGCATTTTTTTGAACGCGTGCCCGTCATGCGGGTCAATTTTGAATTCCATTTCCGCAAAACGCGGATCATTGTGCATCTCTTCCATATATTTGTTCGTTTGTTCAACCGTACCGGATACGGTGCCGTTGATTCCTTCATGTGCTACAAGAATGCGTCCTTTCAATTCCAAGTCATTGCAAAATTGCAGATGCTCACTTGCATATTCTGCAGGGTCCTCTATCGATACATACTTGTAGTACAGTAAAACCTGATACTCATTACTGCTTGTCATGTTACTACCACCTGTCATTCATATTTGCAAGATACAAATGTGTATGGTTTTTATTATTCATTTTTACTCTTGCAATTGTTTATTTTATCACTTTCTTAGGCTTTCTTCCAGTTTGTAAAAGTACATCAAAAATGATAAGAGCATAGGTGGCCATATACCTTCCTGATCAATGTGGTCTATGTCATATTGTTATTACTTATAATTGTTTTTGTTATACTTTCAATTAGAAAAAGAGAATTAAGAATTAAAGGAAAAGAATACAAAAACGCTGCAAAAGATATTCGTTCTAGTGAAGATTGATTCCGTAAAATTCAACTTAATCAAATAAAAATAAATTTATTTTCAGAATCACTTGCTTTTTAGCGCTGGAAGGTTTAAAGTTAGAAGTGCAATAGGAAATTGAAATTAGTAATACTTTACGATCTCTTTCACAAAGTGGTGTAAAAGTATTTATGGTTCAATTACTTTGCACATATTTGTATAAGGAGGTCGTTTATTATGATGACTGGTAAAGTAAAATGGTTTAACGCTGAAAAAGGGTTCGGTTTCATCGAGCGCGAAGACGGAGACGACGTATTCGTACACTTCTCAGCAATCAATGCTGAAGGTTTCAAAACGCTTGAAGAAGGTCAAGACGTTGAATTTGAAATCGTTGAAGGAAACCGCGGACCGCAAGCAGCTAACGTAAACGCTCAATAATAGAAGTTTTCAAAAAGGCTTATCTCATTTGTGAGATGAGTCTTTTTTTGTTTGGATAATTAACCTTAAGGTAAATAATTGAAGCGGACAGGAGAATAATTCAGCTGCGTGTTCGTGGCGGCAAATGTTTTTTTCGTTTATAATTAAAATGAGGAGGTATCTCATGACTGAGTCGTTTGATTGGCATAAGGAAGCAGAAGTTCAATGGGACGGACGTGCCGGCTTCTGGAATGAACGGAGTAAGACAATGTGGGATGACGGCAGCCGAAAAGATATCATTCCATTTATTGAGAAGCATTTGCAGAAAGAAAACAGTATTCTTGATATTGGCTGTGGAGATGGTTATGGTACATACAGACTGCATAAATCGGGATATATTGCGACTGGGATGGATCTGTCCAATGAAATGATCAGTAAGGCGAGGGAACGGCTGAATCAGAATGAAATCCACTTCATCCAAGGTGATATTTCCAATATGCCATTTTCGGATGGTAGTTTTGATGCGGTAATGGCAATCAATGTATTGGAATGGACAGAAAAGCCTGCGGTTGCATTGCAGGAGTTGTTTCGTGTGTTGAAGCGCGGCGGGACTCTGTATTGCGGAATTCTTGGGCCGGCAGCAGGTCCACGGGCAAACAGCTATCCGCGCCTGCATGGTGAAAAGGCGATTTGCAACACAATGATGCCATGGGAATTCGAAAAGCTGGCGGCAGACTATAATTTTACATATCTGGACGGATTCGGTGTTTACAAAGAAGGTGTAAAACCACATCATCACGAAGGTTTGTCACCTGATTTAAGGCAGGCATTATCATTTTTGTGGTTGTTTATGCTCAGGAAAGAAGGTGAATAAAATGAGCAGAGAAGAGATGGAACAAAAAATAATTGAAGGCTATAAGCAAGATGAGAAAATGATGATTTTAGTCTTTGCCCAATGGAGCGTGAATCATAATCTGGACCCGGAAGAATTGTATCAAAAAGCATATCCAAACCAAATAAACAATCAGGCACTTCGGGAGGCATTGGAACTGACTGTCCCCAGAAAAGAGTCGGAAGATATACCTGATCAGACCGTTTTGAATGTACTGCAGCTATTTGGAAATGATGATTTGGCCTTTATTGTTCAGGAAGAAATCGAAAAGCGGGGGAAAAACCAGTGAAATGGAAAGTCAAATCATTTTCGGAATTAACAACGAATGAGTTATACGAACTACTGAAGGCAAGGGTTGATGTTTTCGTGGTCGAACAGGATTGTCCATACCCGGAATTGGATAATTATGATCAGGAGGCAATGCATTATTTTTTAAAAATTAATGAAGAGATTGCAGCAAATGTACGTATATTACCGGCTGGCTCAAAGTTTGAGAATGTCTCGATTGGCAGGGTTCTGGTGACTGGAAAATTTCGGGGGAACGGATATGCAAAACAGCTTATGCAAAAGGCGATTGCCTATAGTGTCGAGCAATGGCATGCGCCAACCATTCAAATTCAGGGGCAGGAATATTTGAAGAAATTTTACACGGAATTAGGTTTCAGACAAGTTTCAGCATCATATATGGAGGATGGAATTCCCCACATTGACATGATTTGGGAGCAGAATTGAAGTATCAACTGTTTTGTTTTACACATAGTATAATTAGCGGTATTTATTCTGCTGAAATGGAGGCTGAATGCTATGCTAACAAACGAACAGATGAACCAGTGCAAAGCTGCTCTGACGGAGCGGCAGGACGAACTTATTAATCATGTCAACGATCATTTCGGAATGACCCAAGCTTTTTGGAAGGAATCGATGCATGAATTATCCAGTTATGATAATCATCCGGGCGATATGGGGACAGAAATGTTTGAGCGGGAAAAGGACACGGCATTAAATGAGCATGCTGAGAAGGAACTCGAAGATATTAATGCCGCACTGCATGCGCTGGAAAATGGGACATACGGAATTTGCGCAGAATGCGGAAGAGATATTCCCTATGAACGACTTGCTGCTATGCCGACTGCGGATAGATGTCTCGAACATGCTGAACATCGTAACCCAATTAATGACCGTCCGATTGAGGAGCAGGTGTTCAGTCCGAATATAAATCCCGATGAAGTGACACCTGAGGAACAGACGGGATATGACGCCGAGGATGCCTGGCAGGAAGTCGGCAGATACGGCACGTCAGAAACACCATCAGACTTCTTTGGTGACCGGGATAATTATGATGAAATGTACCCTAATAGTGATGAAAATATTGGCAGTGTCGAGGATGAAGAAAGCTTTCTTGCAGCAGACCGATACGGCAAATTTACAGGTGTAACACCGAACCATAATAAATTTGAAGAATAAATATGCACAGCCACAGTTATGTGCTGTGCATATTCTTATATACACATCAGAACCCGCCCATAAATGAATTCATGAGCGCCCCCATAAGGGCATCCAGAAAGATTCGCATGAAAAAGCCATAGACCAGTAAGATGGTGATATATAGTCCCAGCAGTATATATATTCGGTCAAACCCGTCGGATGGCTGCTCCAACAGGATGAAAGTCGGAGCGATAAGCAGCATCCCCAGTATACTTATGAATGTAAGCAATAGTGCAAAAGCTGGAAATCCAACCAGCGAAAAAACGATGCCTGCAATATGAAATATAAAAAACGGGACCAGATATGCACCGTACTTCGCAACGATATCAGGAAACTTTGCAGCCTGGATAGTCAATTTGGAACATAGAAATGTTAATCCTGCGATTAAGAAGAAGAGCAGGATTAACAAAATAAACGGGATGACAAAACTATCCAGAAATGAGAGTTCAATCATGACAGATAGCCCCATAGGTCCCAATGACACTGAATTGATGACAAAATGGTAACTAATAGCTATCAGCAGTGAAAACAGACCAAACATAATGATTCCGGAACTGAAATCCGATTTATTGGCTTTTCTTGCTTCACTCGGGTTTTTAAGAAGGGCCATAAAAAAGTGGCCAAAATTCGCACCTGTTGTTTTCAGTTTTTCTGACTTTTCATAATGCTGGTTCTTATTTTGTTCTTTGGTGGATGTGGCACCCGTGACAGTCTCAGACAAGGAAGAGTTGTTATCGTCGTGAAACGGCAGTTCTGCTCCACAATTTGTGCAATACTTTCCTTCATCTGATTCAAGACCGCAACTTGGACATTGCATAAGAAATCACTTCCTTTCTTATTATTACCCTTATTTTATACACTTTCGACAATGATAGCCAATTTTCCTGTCACGTCAAAAAGAGGCAGGGACAAATCAAAAAGTGTAATACAAAAAGACGAACAATATTAGAGTCTAGCGGAGGAAATATACGTAGACTCCTGCGGGGGAACAGGCCTAGATGAGACCCCGCAGTGCGTAAGCACGAGGAGGGCTCAACAACCGCCCGCGGAAAGCGAAGTATATTTCCGGAGCGGCTGAGTTCACCATTTAATTCGTTTTTTCTTTTGATAAATCACTTTTTGTCCCAGCCTCTTTTTGGTATATAAGCAAGTATAAAACTTTCTCATCACATTAGTGCAACTAAGACTTTGACAGCATCTTAGTTTTGTTGTGCACGTTTAGCTAATGTCAATTCGACTGTTTGGGGTTCTCCATTTCGGTAAACTTCCATCTCGACCGTTTCACCGATCTCGGTTTCGGTGTACATATATTTTCGTAAATCAAGAATGGACTTGATTTCGTGACCATTGATTTTTGTAATCACATCAAATTGCTGCAAGTTTGCTTCTGCAGCTGGTGAACCAGGCTCAACCTGTGCAACAACCATACCGCCTTTGACAGAATCCGGCAGTTGTATTTGATCACGGTACTGCAGCGGCACCTGACTGATTCCTACCGTGCTGATTCCGATATATGGCCGGGCAACTTTTCCGTTCTCCTCAAGCTGTTTCATAATTGGTTTTGCCTGGCCAATTGGTATGGCGAATCCAATTCCTTCCACATTACGGCGGGCAATTTTCATCGAGTTTATTCCAATAACCTCGCCATCAGCATTCAAT is a window of Virgibacillus ihumii DNA encoding:
- a CDS encoding rhodanese-related sulfurtransferase; the encoded protein is MTSSNEYQVLLYYKYVSIEDPAEYASEHLQFCNDLELKGRILVAHEGINGTVSGTVEQTNKYMEEMHNDPRFAEMEFKIDPHDGHAFKKMHVRPRNELVSLRLEDDINPKQTTGQYFEPKEFFEAMQDDNTVVLDARNDYEYDLGHFRGAIRPDIEAFRELPEWVEKNKHLIEGKRILTYCTGGIRCEKFSGWLIKEGFEDVAQLHGGIVTYGKDPEVQGELWDGRCYVFDERISVPINKKDHVIVGEDYFDGKPCERYVNCANPECNKQIICSEENEHKYMRGCSHECRVSPRNMYVKEHDLSEEEIQQRLMNIEDEKIKQEV
- a CDS encoding cold shock domain-containing protein, with protein sequence MMTGKVKWFNAEKGFGFIEREDGDDVFVHFSAINAEGFKTLEEGQDVEFEIVEGNRGPQAANVNAQ
- a CDS encoding class I SAM-dependent methyltransferase; the protein is MTESFDWHKEAEVQWDGRAGFWNERSKTMWDDGSRKDIIPFIEKHLQKENSILDIGCGDGYGTYRLHKSGYIATGMDLSNEMISKARERLNQNEIHFIQGDISNMPFSDGSFDAVMAINVLEWTEKPAVALQELFRVLKRGGTLYCGILGPAAGPRANSYPRLHGEKAICNTMMPWEFEKLAADYNFTYLDGFGVYKEGVKPHHHEGLSPDLRQALSFLWLFMLRKEGE
- a CDS encoding GNAT family N-acetyltransferase; this encodes MKWKVKSFSELTTNELYELLKARVDVFVVEQDCPYPELDNYDQEAMHYFLKINEEIAANVRILPAGSKFENVSIGRVLVTGKFRGNGYAKQLMQKAIAYSVEQWHAPTIQIQGQEYLKKFYTELGFRQVSASYMEDGIPHIDMIWEQN
- a CDS encoding TraR/DksA C4-type zinc finger protein, which translates into the protein MLTNEQMNQCKAALTERQDELINHVNDHFGMTQAFWKESMHELSSYDNHPGDMGTEMFEREKDTALNEHAEKELEDINAALHALENGTYGICAECGRDIPYERLAAMPTADRCLEHAEHRNPINDRPIEEQVFSPNINPDEVTPEEQTGYDAEDAWQEVGRYGTSETPSDFFGDRDNYDEMYPNSDENIGSVEDEESFLAADRYGKFTGVTPNHNKFEE
- a CDS encoding zinc ribbon domain-containing protein encodes the protein MQCPSCGLESDEGKYCTNCGAELPFHDDNNSSLSETVTGATSTKEQNKNQHYEKSEKLKTTGANFGHFFMALLKNPSEARKANKSDFSSGIIMFGLFSLLIAISYHFVINSVSLGPMGLSVMIELSFLDSFVIPFILLILLFFLIAGLTFLCSKLTIQAAKFPDIVAKYGAYLVPFFIFHIAGIVFSLVGFPAFALLLTFISILGMLLIAPTFILLEQPSDGFDRIYILLGLYITILLVYGFFMRIFLDALMGALMNSFMGGF